Proteins encoded together in one Impatiens glandulifera chromosome 1, dImpGla2.1, whole genome shotgun sequence window:
- the LOC124920072 gene encoding protein GRAVITROPIC IN THE LIGHT 1-like, whose translation MSFAAKVMRGVRQDQSGSFVDGIHKTKFKEKDIKPSSKFHEEEIFHQQITTEAFMAKLFASISSIKASYAQLQFCQTPYDVDGIQAADQMVVSEFKYLSELKQCHSKNHHLDDSTSPETALLLADIKEQKSVLRTYGITRQKLISQLRLKDSEITFLEEKLDEANKENKMLEKRLNSNGSISSIPSTLQLSTLNVNHFRKVLDQTVKHIRRFVRLMIGEMEIIGWDLDAVATAVQPGITFRQSTQKCFALESFVCREMFNQFNYPGFAVHLAKTTTGSRHRKQHKLFFDRFNELKSFKTKNYLSQRPKSTFAKFCCSKYLQLIHPEMESSLFGNLNQRKLVIGGEHHPETAFFAAFSEMAKRVWLLHCLAFSFEPEFAPSIFQVAKGCRFSDVYMQCVNEEEQAFLSSISSESNRPAPKVGFTVVPGFNVGKTIIQCQVYLCS comes from the coding sequence ATGAGTTTCGCTGCTAAGGTTATGCGCGGCGTTCGTCAGGATCAATCAGGATCATTCGTAGATGGGATTCACAAAACGAAGTTCAAAGAAAAGGATATTAAACCGTCCAGCAAGTTCCATGAAGAAGAAATCTTTCATCAGCAAATAACAACCGAAGCATTTATGGCCAAATTGTTTGCTAgcatttcatctataaaagcaTCATATGCTCAATTGCAGTTCTGTCAAACTCCTTACGATGTAGATGGGATTCAAGCAGCAGATCAGATGGTCGTATCAGAATTTAAGTATTTATCTGAATTGAAACAATGTCATTCAAAGAATCACCATCTCGACGATTCCACCTCTCCTGAAACCGCATTGCTGTTAGCTGACATTAAGGAACAGAAGTCTGTATTAAGAACATACGGGATAACACGACAGAAGCTGATTTCTCAACTCAGGCTTAAGGATTCGGAAATAACATTTCTTGAAGAGAAACTAGACGAAGCCAACAAAGAGAACAAGATGCTGGAGAAGAGATTGAACTCTAACGGTTCAATTTCTTCAATTCCCAGCACACTCCAGCTTTCTACATTGAATGTGAATCATTTCAGAAAGGTTCTTGATCAGACAGTAAAGCATATTAGGAGATTTGTCAGGTTAATGATCGGTGAAATGGAGATAATTGGGTGGGATTTAGATGCGGTCGCGACTGCAGTCCAACCCGGTATTACTTTCCGACAATCTACTCAGAAATGTTTTGCATTGGAATCGTTTGTCTGTCGTGAGATGTTTAACCAATTCAACTATCCAGGTTTCGCGGTTCATTTAGCGAAAACCACCACTGGCAGCAGACATAGGAAACAACATAAACTTTTCTTTGACAGGTTTAATGAATTGAAGTCTTTCAAGACAAAGAACTATCTATCTCAAAGGCCGAAATCTACATTTGCTAAATTCTGTTGTTCAAAGTATTTACAACTGATTCACCCGGAAATGGAGTCATCTCTTTTCGGTAACTTGAACCAGAGAAAGCTAGTAATTGGAGGCGAACATCATCCAGAAACTGCCTTCTTCGCGGCATTTAGCGAAATGGCGAAGAGGGTTTGGCTGTTGCATTGCCTGGCCTTCTCTTTTGAGCCTGAATTTGCCCCATCTATATTTCAAGTGGCTAAAGGGTGTCGGTTTTCTGACGTTTATATGCAATGCGTGAACGAAGAAGAACAGGCTTTTCTTTCGTCCATCTCATCGGAATCGAACCGGCCAGCACCAAAGGTTGGCTTCACGGTTGTTCCTGGTTTCAATGTTGGTAAGACTATTATACAGTGTCAAGTGTATCTGTGTTCATGA
- the LOC124921059 gene encoding putative pentatricopeptide repeat-containing protein At1g53330: MGLLKVKGIIPISSFRLSSLLRLQKDPKIALQLFLYPNNEDDQQQSKPFRYTLRNYDLIINILGRAKMFDEMDHIVQRMHNETRFVPKEIIFCNIISFYGRASLPDQAIRVFLQIPSFHCHQTLRSVNTLLNALLDCRQFDQMMSLFLSMKELCEPDVCTYNIMMNAFSTCDDLDNAWKMFDEMKRNGIEPNVVTFATLINALCKMSCFEEAFKLKKEMVSVYRIQPNGYIYASLVKILCKMDKLSLAFKLKDEMLKSKNGVKSSVYTSLISSLYKVGRGKEVKFLLEEMKIYGCAPVTATYNSIIHGLCIEKDFKAAFAVIDDMENKFGRRADTVSYNTLICGLMKDGRWNEANDVFKDMPRKRCLPDIVTYRTLFSGFCAMMQLEEAALILDEMIFKGYKPYAPSVTKFIECLCDSGDVNLLGKVVEILAKGNVIDVLTWFAVVPIVCKNEKQLNSSSSNKLVDVLLTPRLEDYK, translated from the coding sequence ATGGGTTTGCTCAAGGTCAAAGGGATCATCCCCATCTCTTCTTTCCGTCTCTCCTCTCTTCTCCGCCTTCAGAAAGATCCCAAGATTGCTCTCCAACTCTTCCTATACCCTAATAATGAAGATGATCAACAACAATCGAAGCCCTTCCGCTACACTCTCCGCAATTACGACCTCATCATCAACATACTCGGCCGCGCTAAAATGTTCGACGAGATGGATCACATCGTCCAACGAATGCACAATGAAACCCGTTTCGTCCCTAAAGAGATCATCTTCTGTAACATCATATCCTTCTATGGTCGTGCTTCCCTCCCTGATCAAGCTATTcgtgtttttcttcaaatacCATCATTCCATTGCCATCAAACTCTAAGGTCTGTTAACACACTCTTGAATGCTCTCTTGGACTGCCGACAATTCGATCAAATGATGTCATTGTTTCTATCTATGAAAGAGTTATGTGAACCCGATGTCTGTACTTATAATATAATGATGAATGCTTTCTCTACTTGCGATGATTTGGATAATGCTTGGAAGATGTTTGATGAAATGAAAAGGAATGGAATTGAACCGAATGTGGTGACTTTTGCTACTCTGATTAATGCACTATGTAAGATGTCTTGTTTTGAAGAAGCATTCAAGTTGAAAAAGGAAATGGTTAGTGTTTATAGGATTCAACCAAATGGGTATATCTATGCATCATTGGTCAAGATTCTATGTAAGATGGATAAATTGAGTTTAGCTTTCAAACTTAAAGATGAGATGTTGAAAAGCAAGAATGGTGTGAAATCCTCTGTTTACACTTCCTTAATCAGCTCACTCTATAAAGTGGGTCGTGGAAAAGAGGTTAAATTTCTTCTCGAGGAAATGAAAATCTACGGGTGTGCACCCGTCACAGCAACCTATAATTCGATCATCCATGGATTATGTATCGAGAAGGATTTCAAGGCTGCGTTTGCTGTAATAGATGATATGGAAAATAAGTTCGGTAGAAGGGCGGATACAGTAAGTTATAACACACTTATTTGTGGACTTATGAAGGATGGGAGATGGAATGAAGCAAATGATGTGTTTAAGGATATGCCTAGAAAAAGATGTTTGCCTGATATTGTTACTTATCGAACTCTTTTTAGTGGGTTTTGTGCGATGATGCAGCTTGAAGAAGCTGCGCTTATTCTCGATGAAATGATTTTCAAGGGATATAAGCCTTACGCCCCGAGCGTGACAAAGTTTATCGAATGTCTTTGCGACAGCGGGGATGTGAATTTATTGGGGAAAGTTGTGGAAATACTTGCGAAAGGAAATGTTATAGATGTTCTAACATGGTTTGCTGTTGTTCCAATTGTTTGCAAGAATGAGAAGCAATtgaattcttcttcttctaataaGCTTGTTGATGTATTATTGACACCAAGATTAGAAGATTACAAGTAA
- the LOC124921012 gene encoding protein LIGHT-DEPENDENT SHORT HYPOCOTYLS 10-like: MSSERGREIGESGSSSRSSGGGGGGAEPGQLSRYESQKRRDWTTFGQYLRNQRPPVLISHCNHTHVLDFLRYLDQFGKTKVHLQACVFYGQPEPPAPCPCPLRQAWGSLDALIGRLRAAYEENGGLPEKNPFADAAIRVHLREVRDSQAKARGIPYKKKKKKRKPTTAATAAANYQDDDHHHNIDDDGSSSFPVNPT; this comes from the coding sequence ATGTCTAGTGAGAGAGGGAGAGAAATCGGCGAATCTGGATCGTCATCGCGGTCAtcaggcggcggcggcggcggggCCGAGCCTGGTCAGCTTAGCCGATATGAATCCCAAAAAAGACGCGATTGGACCACTTTCGGTCAATACTTGAGGAATCAAAGACCACCGGTTCTGATTTCCCATTGTAACCATACCCATGTCCTTGACTTTCTTAGATACTTGGATCAGTTTGGAAAGACCAAAGTTCACTTACAAGCCTGCGTATTCTACGGTCAGCCCGAACCACCCGCTCCTTGTCCTTGTCCTCTTAGACAAGCCTGGGGAAGCCTCGATGCACTCATAGGTCGACTTCGGGCAGCCTACGAGGAAAACGGCGGCCTTCCCGAGAAAAACCCTTTTGCGGATGCGGCGATTAGGGTTCATTTGAGGGAAGTTAGGGATTCTCAAGCTAAAGCCAGAGGCATACCttacaagaagaaaaagaagaaaaggaaaCCTACAACAGCAGCAACAGCAGCAGCCAATTATCAAgatgatgatcatcatcataATATTGATGATGATGGATCTTCAAGTTTTCCGGTGAACCCTACTTGA